The region cccaataacgggaagaatgtatattaattaccaatgattagtattaattatcccagcctctataaatagagttgaGAGTCTCATTGTAGAGGGTtcagttttttagagagaaaacaccttgtactcagagcaatctaaacactgCCTGAGAATACAGGATTGGAATTTGTTTCAACAAGCTTCCAATCCACTTAATACCAGAGACTGGTGGACTAAGGTTCTTGATTGttcatttctttaatctctcgttTTAAGGTTGATATGGAAAAAGATGGTCAACCGTTAATTTattttatacaaatatatatttatatatatatatatatactaaatacaaataacgtgcaatgcacatttctgtagttttatttatagatttttaaaattttttaattaaatttatactaatgtagtataaattttgaaataaatatcatattttaattaaataatttttttaagtttatgtttgttctagtttttgaattttgagTAACaagaagagattatatattatatgtttaatgtaatattaaatattatacgtggtttttaaatttaagtttcgtttttgaaaaaacaatttgttgctaattgattgtagattatattatatgtttaatatgatatttttctaataagtgagtttaagtttaattaaattttatttaagttataaaaagtatgattttattatttttaaataattattattgtaaaatatctaattttttttaaaaaaatttctaattatttattatttataaataattatcatcttaaaatatctcaaaaatatcatattttaatttgtttaattatttattttatttaagtttaagtgatgtttacaaactacagttaaatataagaatattccattaaagttaacattaagaaaaataaaaaactgttaaaaccaagaattttcgttatctacccacacttattatatattattatatagaagatatatatatatatataaaagataacAAGTTAATTGTATACTTGAtattaaactttaaaaaaatatattaaaaactacctatcaatttataaaaaatatttaaaatattagataTATGTAGTGGATTGCGTTTGAACATTATTTGAAAAATCCCACACATTACTTGTGAGGAGCAAATTACAACCCGCAAAATGTAATATTATCTTAACCTTTTTTAATCCTAATATAAAAAAACGTTATAATTAACTTGGTAAAAATTGAGGGGAAAAACATAAAGTAGATtgtaaaatatgatatttaaagGTTGGTGAACCAATTTAATATAAAAGCATAGTGcgataaattattatatataaaaaataggtAATCAACTAGATAGTTTATAACGAAAATTAATTTACATGAAATACAATAATAGTATCtctcataaaaataaaataaaaaataataataagaaactGGCTTTCCCGGTCGCTTTGATATTTCCGTTACAATCTTTCGTTTATTAACACGTATTATAATCACAAATTCACGCGACAGAACGGAAAAGccctaagagagagagagagagcacggCTGCTAAACGTATCTATCTAAGCTCAGTGGAAAGAAACTACTCAATATCGGTATCCATGGCGGAGCAAGACCCAGAGATGATGACCCGTGCGGATCCGGAATCGTTCGGGGATGGTAGAAGCAACACGCACTTCGCCGACTCGCGCTGCTCCTGCTTCTTTCTCCCATGTTTCAGGTCACGTCGTTCCTCCAACGGCAGATTGGTCTGGTGGGAGCGAATCCGGGCCATCGAAAGCGATCATCACTGGTGGTACCGGGGGGTTCGTGCTTTCAAGAAGCTAAGAGAGTGGTCGGAGATCGTCGCCGGACCCAAGTGGAAGACTTTTATTCGGCGGTTAAATAGGAACAAAAGCAGCGGCGGCAGCGGTGGCGGAGCTCGGCATGGGAAATTCCAATACGACCCCTTGAGTTACTCCCTCAACTTCGACGAGGGTccggggcataattgtaattttgaggAAGAGGAATACGGCGGGTTTCGGGATTTCTCGACCCGGTTTGCTGCAGTTACGGGTTCGGGTCAGGCTAAGTCGGTGGCGCCAATAGAACTTGGTAAAGACGTGGCGGTGTACGCGTAAGATATAATAAAGCGCTGTTCAATGCTAACATGCACGCGGTGGCGAAACAAACGGCTAAAAGTGCTGAGAAGTCTACTGTATGAGCTGTATGGTGGACTCAGATGACGTCAAGTGACGGCGCGTTCATTAATGGTagactttttttcttttctatttttttgttaaaaaaagtaaataattataattttgtaatattGTACAAAGATAGTGAAGTAAGATGAGAAATGTTGAAGAAGAAGACTGGTTTTTGCAAAGTTGTTTATATTTGTTTTCATTTTGGTGTTGCTTAATGTGGGGAAATAAATATGTACACGTATGTATGTTTAGTGTCATTTTGttgatttaatttaaaaaaatataaatgataaaaaaggAAGAAGCAAAGGTGGGTTCCACATTTTCTTGTTTGATCAGCAAGCTTTAATTATTGGTATGGAAAATTATTAAACTCTCTTAAGAAGATACAAATTATGATTTTCGTTTAATTGCTTCCAAACACTAAAGAGTTACAACTTCTTAGATTtcactcttcttcttttttattatatatatttggtgTTATACAAATATGACAGCTTACTTAATTGATTCTAACGTTAGCTAGAGTGACCATTTTATATACATTAGGTACAAATAATATGCAATATAAATGttggtttaattttatttatagaatttattaattattttttattaaatttatattaatatcacgtaaattttaaataaatatcatattttaattaaataatttatttatttttgtttaaatttatgtttgttctagtttttggaTTTAGGAAggacaattatatattatatgtttaatgtaatattaaatattatacatgtattttaaatttaagtatcttactagtttttaaaaaaataattaatttgttactaattaacaatagattatattatatattcaaTATAATactattctaataagtgagtttaagtttaattaagtttttttattttaaaataattatcattgtaaaatatctcaaaaatatcatatattaatttgtttaattatttattatttttaaataattatcatggtaaaatatctcaaaaatatcttattttaattttttaattatttattttattttatataagtttaagtatttacaaattaCCGTTAGAtaaaagaatattttgttaaatataaaaatattccgttaaagttaatattaaaaaaataaaaaatcgttataACCAAAAATTcccgttatctacacatttatatatatatatatttaaaatgctTTAATTTTAATTGAGCTTCACAGGTTAGTAGTGGTCCACTAAGTGGTATCAAATaagatttttcttttttaaaatgatatttttgtttgGTAATGAGTCTCATCAGTCGTGAAAATGTAGTGCATGCTGATAATCTTTTTATTTTAAGAGCATATATTGATAATCTTTTAATGGACGTGCACGCTcacaattattataaatatatttatgtaaaGGAAAATTATCTTTTAATTCATATTTTTGTATGATATACCATGTATATTAGTGGCCTCAAATTTTACACATGCTATATGGATTTATGCAAATTTTACAAATGTGGGTGGTAGCAAACATTGTTGCTAAAAGGAGAGAATTCTATTAGTATTTCTgatctatttttttaaaataaaaaattaaagtcATGTATCGAAAGAAACAAAAACATAGATATGCCATACATTTAGATAAacctaaataaatattttattctttttatgaTAAACCGACTTTTCAATAGAATTAAGCATACGTCAGCATCATTAAGGAGGTGCcgttatataaatataaatatatatagatagatatatatatatatatatatatttgtatttatgtatatttatgtgatgAGAATGTATGGACAGAGTTGTTTTAATAAGGAGTAGGCAAACCATTAACAATTTTAGACATAATCTTGTTTTACAATGCTTACAAAATACTATAAATTAATGGTGTTTAAAATTGATCTGTTTCAATCCAATCTACAATGTGTGGATTTGTTTGTGTAGATTGGATTGAATTGTAAAATTTAATACTTTTAATATCAAAGTGATCCATCcgatctatatttatatatatatatatacactagaaGCAACGTACAATgtacatttgttt is a window of Humulus lupulus chromosome 4, drHumLupu1.1, whole genome shotgun sequence DNA encoding:
- the LOC133830359 gene encoding uncharacterized protein LOC133830359 translates to MAEQDPEMMTRADPESFGDGRSNTHFADSRCSCFFLPCFRSRRSSNGRLVWWERIRAIESDHHWWYRGVRAFKKLREWSEIVAGPKWKTFIRRLNRNKSSGGSGGGARHGKFQYDPLSYSLNFDEGPGHNCNFEEEEYGGFRDFSTRFAAVTGSGQAKSVAPIELGKDVAVYA